A stretch of DNA from Thermodesulfobacteriota bacterium:
CTGGCCATGGCGGCCGGCGATGCGGGCCGCGTGCCGGCCGCTGTCCAGCCCCAGCCCCCCGGCCTCCACCCCGATCAGCTCCACCCGGGAATCGTCCAGAAAGCCGCTCATGATGCCATAGGCGTTGGAGCCGCCGCCCACGCAGGCATAGACCCGGGCCGGCAGCCGGCCGCAGGCGGTCAGGATCTGCCGTCGCGCCTCCTGGCCGATAAGGCCCTGGAAATAGCCCACCATCTCCGGAAAGGGGTGCGGCCCGCAGACCGTGCCCAGGCAGTAATGGGTGTCGCTCATGTTGGTGACCCAGTCCCGGAAGGCCTCGTTGATGGCATCCTTCAGGGTCTGGCTGCCGTCGGTCACCGGCACCACCTGGGCGCCCAGCTTCTCCATCCAGAAGACATTGGGCCGCTGCCGCCGCACATCCTCGGCGCCCATATAGATGGTACAGGCAAAGCCGAAGCGGGCCGCCATGGTGGCGGTGGCCACCCCGTGCTGGCCGGCGCCGGTCTCGGCGATCACCCGGGTCTTGCCCATCCGCTGCATCAGCAGCCCCTGGCCCATGACATTGTTGGCCTTGTGGGCGCCGGTGTGGTTGAGATCCTCCCGCTTGACATAGATCTGCGCCCCGCC
This window harbors:
- the trpB gene encoding tryptophan synthase subunit beta, with amino-acid sequence MNRQGYYGRWGGAFIPEVLHETFRELNAAFAAAKADPAFWTGYVDLMATYSCRPTPLTHCPNLSRALGGAQIYVKREDLNHTGAHKANNVMGQGLLMQRMGKTRVIAETGAGQHGVATATMAARFGFACTIYMGAEDVRRQRPNVFWMEKLGAQVVPVTDGSQTLKDAINEAFRDWVTNMSDTHYCLGTVCGPHPFPEMVGYFQGLIGQEARRQILTACGRLPARVYACVGGGSNAYGIMSGFLDDSRVELIGVEAGGLGLDSGRHAARIAGRHGQAGVAQGYRTLFLQDEDGQMQDTHSVAAGLDYIGVSPILADLAEAGRVRFAAATDQEVLLALDRTMKAEGLIPALESAHAFAHAFKEVGELSPEESVIINMSGRGDKDIFTIAHAFGDPSWQAFIRERGREYGA